A window of the Cellvibrio sp. pealriver genome harbors these coding sequences:
- a CDS encoding late competence development ComFB family protein → MLTNRTYVLDDEVDFLHNYYERLVVQEVHDQSERVQQGDRDFLADVACVALNRLPPRYIRYDVDMTFFMSPQDMVEIERKVSQAVTDALNYVESRERGETPQLPPVEVSLISTRGDKPVKAAKATAASKPTAAAKPDNAKASRSPAKEKASKKKT, encoded by the coding sequence ATGCTGACTAACCGTACTTATGTGCTGGATGATGAAGTGGATTTTTTGCACAACTACTACGAGCGCCTTGTCGTGCAGGAAGTACATGACCAAAGTGAACGGGTTCAGCAAGGTGACCGCGACTTTCTTGCCGATGTCGCCTGTGTTGCCTTAAACCGCTTACCGCCCAGATACATCCGCTACGATGTCGATATGACGTTTTTTATGTCGCCGCAGGATATGGTGGAGATCGAACGCAAAGTCAGCCAGGCAGTGACCGATGCGCTGAATTATGTTGAAAGCCGGGAGCGAGGCGAAACACCACAGTTGCCGCCGGTAGAGGTATCACTCATTTCTACCCGTGGGGATAAACCGGTAAAAGCAGCCAAAGCGACAGCAGCTAGCAAACCCACTGCTGCTGCAAAACCTGACAACGCAAAAGCCTCTAGAAGCCCAGCGAAAGAAAAAGCATCCAAGAAAAAAACCTGA
- the mnmC gene encoding bifunctional tRNA (5-methylaminomethyl-2-thiouridine)(34)-methyltransferase MnmD/FAD-dependent 5-carboxymethylaminomethyl-2-thiouridine(34) oxidoreductase MnmC: protein MSDSTDTLSVQHAQLDWDDDGQPLSSLFGDVYFSRANGLEETRHVFLQHNQLRERWQQLGDGNHFTIAETGFGSGLNFLAAWQLWLETAPATAQLHFVSVEKFPLAKSDLQRALALWPELHELIDQLVQHYPVFVGEGFHRLVFMDGRIQLTLIIGDATAGFTQLLASTHPAFSHFCAKVDAWFLDGFAPAKNPQMWSDALFDVIRLLSKQGTTAATFSAAAIVKNGLKRAGFAIQKVAGFGRKREMTKALMEQAPEQASIDASQYRSYSPYPVPWTVNADYSPPTEKQALIIGAGLAGCTSAHALAIRGWKVTLVERHAEIAVEASGNPQGVLYAKLSHKNEAQAEFNLACLQFALHFYRAYWSVCGGRTGVLQLAHNESEQQLHELLRDKFSTADELVEFVDASRASAIAGVSLTHSALYFPQAGWINPRALCTALVAHPNINVITNCNTEALDYNDNHWYIRNRPELHAPVAIIANARDAKRFSHSANLPIKSIRGQISYVPQSDASSKLKTVVCSEGYIGPAIDGFHCTGATFNLRDETRELREEDHRTNLNNLREPLGNLAADWEHLNLAQLNGRAAFRCTLPDYLPLVGAVADEPLMEQNFAPLRKNARAAIQQTGNYLAGLYINIGHGSRGLAYTPLCAELLAAEINQEILPVPRELANALNPARFLIRDIIKNKR, encoded by the coding sequence GTGAGTGATTCAACCGATACTCTTTCGGTACAACACGCCCAATTAGACTGGGATGACGATGGCCAACCGTTATCCAGCCTGTTTGGCGATGTGTATTTCTCGCGCGCAAATGGGTTGGAAGAAACCCGCCATGTTTTTCTGCAACACAACCAACTGCGCGAGCGCTGGCAACAACTGGGTGATGGCAATCATTTCACCATTGCAGAAACCGGTTTTGGCTCTGGCCTGAATTTTTTAGCTGCGTGGCAATTGTGGCTGGAAACAGCCCCTGCTACTGCGCAATTGCATTTCGTCAGTGTTGAAAAATTTCCGCTCGCTAAAAGCGACTTGCAGCGAGCCTTGGCGCTTTGGCCTGAATTGCATGAATTAATCGATCAGCTAGTACAACACTACCCCGTGTTTGTGGGCGAGGGATTTCATCGTCTGGTCTTTATGGATGGGCGTATCCAGTTGACCTTGATTATCGGTGATGCCACAGCAGGTTTTACGCAGCTGCTCGCTTCCACCCACCCGGCTTTTTCGCACTTCTGTGCAAAAGTCGATGCATGGTTTCTCGATGGCTTTGCGCCTGCCAAAAACCCGCAAATGTGGAGCGATGCATTATTTGACGTTATCCGTTTGCTGAGTAAACAAGGCACAACTGCAGCGACATTTAGTGCAGCTGCGATTGTCAAAAACGGATTAAAACGCGCAGGATTTGCCATTCAAAAAGTGGCTGGATTTGGCCGCAAACGGGAAATGACCAAAGCTTTGATGGAGCAAGCACCTGAGCAGGCTTCAATCGATGCATCACAATATCGCAGCTACTCGCCCTACCCTGTACCTTGGACAGTTAACGCAGACTATTCACCGCCCACAGAAAAACAGGCATTAATTATTGGTGCCGGACTTGCCGGTTGCACCAGTGCCCATGCCTTGGCAATACGCGGTTGGAAAGTAACTCTGGTTGAACGCCATGCAGAGATTGCAGTGGAAGCATCCGGTAATCCACAAGGTGTGCTTTATGCAAAACTCTCCCACAAAAATGAAGCGCAAGCAGAATTCAATTTAGCCTGTTTGCAATTTGCACTGCATTTTTATCGCGCTTACTGGAGCGTCTGTGGCGGGAGAACCGGCGTTTTGCAATTAGCACACAATGAATCTGAACAACAATTGCATGAATTATTGCGCGATAAATTTTCAACCGCCGATGAATTGGTCGAGTTTGTAGATGCAAGCAGGGCAAGTGCAATCGCCGGAGTATCACTCACGCACAGCGCGCTGTATTTTCCGCAGGCGGGCTGGATAAATCCGCGCGCACTTTGCACTGCACTGGTTGCGCACCCCAACATTAATGTGATCACCAATTGCAATACCGAAGCGCTGGATTACAACGACAATCACTGGTACATCCGCAACCGCCCGGAATTACATGCACCAGTAGCAATTATTGCCAACGCGCGCGATGCAAAACGTTTTAGCCACAGCGCGAACTTGCCCATTAAATCGATTCGCGGGCAAATCAGTTATGTGCCGCAATCTGACGCAAGCAGCAAACTGAAAACAGTAGTCTGCAGTGAAGGTTATATTGGCCCCGCGATCGATGGATTTCATTGCACCGGAGCCACGTTTAACTTGCGCGATGAAACGCGCGAGCTGCGCGAAGAAGATCACCGCACCAATCTCAACAATTTACGGGAGCCTTTAGGGAATTTGGCGGCAGATTGGGAACATCTGAATCTTGCCCAATTGAATGGCCGCGCTGCATTTCGCTGTACCCTGCCCGATTATTTACCGCTGGTTGGTGCTGTTGCTGACGAACCACTGATGGAACAAAATTTTGCCCCGCTGCGTAAAAACGCCCGCGCGGCTATCCAACAAACCGGGAACTACTTAGCCGGTTTGTATATCAATATCGGTCACGGCTCACGCGGCCTTGCCTACACACCCCTGTGTGCAGAACTGCTGGCAGCGGAGATCAATCAGGAAATATTACCGGTACCACGCGAACTGGCCAATGCGCTCAACCCTGCCCGTTTTTTAATCAGGGACATAATCAAGAACAAACGCTAG
- the fldB gene encoding flavodoxin FldB → MSETKTIGLFYGSSTCYTEMAGEKIRNVIHTLMGEECVDFFNIADTPIIQTQFYDYLIFGIPTWDYGELQEHWEEIWDELDELDFTGKKIAIYGLGDQVGYPEWFLDAMGYLHSKLVHRGATPFGYWPRAGYEFEASKALTADGNYFVGLALDDENEFQLSDARIQQWCAQILKEFGL, encoded by the coding sequence ATGAGTGAAACCAAAACCATCGGCCTGTTTTATGGCAGCTCAACCTGCTACACCGAAATGGCCGGCGAAAAAATCCGCAATGTTATCCATACCCTCATGGGCGAAGAGTGCGTGGATTTTTTTAACATCGCTGATACCCCGATTATCCAAACCCAATTTTACGATTACCTGATTTTCGGCATTCCCACTTGGGATTACGGCGAGCTGCAGGAACACTGGGAAGAAATTTGGGACGAGTTGGATGAGCTGGACTTCACCGGCAAAAAAATCGCTATTTATGGCTTAGGCGACCAGGTGGGTTACCCTGAATGGTTTTTGGATGCAATGGGATACCTGCACAGCAAATTAGTCCACCGCGGTGCAACGCCGTTCGGTTATTGGCCGCGCGCCGGTTACGAATTTGAAGCATCAAAAGCCCTTACCGCCGACGGCAATTATTTTGTTGGATTGGCATTGGACGATGAAAATGAATTTCAATTAAGTGATGCGCGCATACAACAGTGGTGCGCACAAATTTTGAAAGAGTTCGGCTTGTGA
- a CDS encoding flavodoxin domain-containing protein — translation MSKIQIFIGSVYGGAEQVGEILSEQLTALGHEVTLNTYARAEDLARDPDEIILLCHSNTGSGELPDNIQPLYLHLTRDYPRIAGRRYGVVNLADSSYTTFNEAGHMLDAAFEDLGAVRIGEPLVLDASSGDDAATLARDWVQDWAKLL, via the coding sequence ATGAGTAAAATCCAGATATTTATTGGCAGCGTTTATGGCGGCGCAGAGCAAGTAGGTGAAATCCTCAGCGAGCAACTCACTGCACTCGGTCACGAGGTCACCCTCAATACTTATGCCCGCGCGGAAGATCTGGCGCGCGACCCGGACGAGATCATCCTGCTGTGCCATTCCAATACCGGCTCGGGCGAGCTGCCCGACAATATCCAGCCTCTGTATTTACACCTCACCCGGGATTATCCACGCATTGCCGGACGCCGATACGGGGTTGTGAATTTGGCCGATAGCAGCTACACCACCTTCAATGAAGCGGGGCACATGCTGGATGCCGCCTTTGAAGATCTGGGTGCTGTGCGTATTGGCGAGCCTTTGGTATTGGATGCAAGCAGCGGCGATGACGCTGCAACCCTTGCGCGCGATTGGGTGCAGGATTGGGCGAAACTGCTCTAA
- the trmL gene encoding tRNA (uridine(34)/cytosine(34)/5-carboxymethylaminomethyluridine(34)-2'-O)-methyltransferase TrmL, with translation MLHIVLFEPEIPPNTGNIIRLAANTGCQLHLIEPLGFSLDEKSVTRAGMDYAETQDLRRHRDWESFLASEQPARIFALSTKGTYCHSDAQFQAGDYLLFGPESRGLPASIRESLPANQVLRIPMAANSRSMNLSNAVAVMVYEAWRQLGYAGAL, from the coding sequence ATGCTGCACATAGTTCTTTTTGAGCCTGAAATTCCGCCAAATACCGGGAACATAATCCGGCTCGCTGCCAATACCGGTTGCCAATTACATTTGATCGAACCGCTGGGCTTCAGCCTTGATGAAAAAAGTGTAACCCGTGCCGGTATGGACTATGCCGAAACCCAGGATCTGCGTCGTCATCGCGACTGGGAATCCTTTTTAGCCAGTGAACAGCCTGCGCGTATTTTTGCCCTGAGTACCAAGGGCACGTATTGCCATAGCGATGCACAATTTCAGGCCGGTGATTATTTGCTTTTTGGCCCCGAATCGCGTGGTTTGCCCGCCAGTATCCGCGAGTCACTCCCCGCCAATCAGGTATTGCGCATTCCTATGGCCGCTAATAGTAGAAGCATGAACCTATCCAACGCCGTTGCGGTGATGGTTTATGAAGCCTGGCGTCAATTGGGGTATGCTGGCGCGCTTTAG